The Oxobacter pfennigii genome has a segment encoding these proteins:
- the sigE gene encoding RNA polymerase sporulation sigma factor SigE, protein MKFIEFLRKFNLLKYENIFYMGGNDALPPPLNKEEEIDLVSQLKCGDVKVRTILIERNLRLVVYIARKFENTGVGVEDLISIGTIGLIKAVNTFDPDKKIKLATYASRCIENEILMYLRRNSKIRSEISFDEPLNIDWDGNELLLSDILGTDNDLIYHYIEDEVDKELLSIAMRRLSNREKKIMELRFGLYGGGEKTQKEVADMLGISQSYISRLEKRIIKRLKKEINKMV, encoded by the coding sequence ATAAAATTTATAGAATTTTTAAGGAAATTCAATCTGCTCAAATATGAGAACATATTTTACATGGGGGGAAATGACGCCCTTCCGCCGCCACTTAATAAGGAAGAGGAAATAGATCTGGTATCACAATTAAAATGCGGCGACGTAAAGGTAAGAACTATACTTATTGAAAGAAATTTAAGGCTGGTAGTTTACATTGCCCGTAAATTTGAAAATACTGGTGTGGGCGTGGAGGATCTAATATCAATAGGTACCATAGGGCTTATAAAAGCAGTAAATACTTTCGATCCGGATAAAAAGATAAAGCTTGCTACTTATGCATCAAGATGCATCGAAAATGAAATACTCATGTATTTGAGGCGGAACAGCAAAATAAGGTCGGAAATTTCCTTTGATGAGCCCTTAAATATTGACTGGGACGGCAATGAGCTTTTGCTCTCAGATATTCTTGGCACAGATAATGATCTTATTTATCATTATATAGAGGATGAGGTGGATAAAGAGCTTTTATCCATCGCTATGAGAAGGCTTTCAAACAGGGAAAAGAAGATAATGGAGCTAAGGTTTGGTTTGTATGGCGGGGGAGAAAAAACCCAAAAAGAAGTTGCTGATATGCTGGGGATATCTCAGTCTTATATATCAAGACTAGAAAAGAGGATAATAAAAAGGCTGAAAAAAGAAATAAATAAAATGGTATAA
- the ftsZ gene encoding cell division protein FtsZ codes for MLDFDVDIEQFASIKVIGVGGGGNNAVNRMISSGLKGVEFIAVNTDKQALHMSQAAHKIQIGDKLTKGLGAGANPEVGKKAAEESKEEITEVLKGADMVFITAGMGGGTGTGAAPVVAQAAKELGILTVGVVTKPFIFEGRKRLLHAENGIEELRNRVDTLVTIPNERLLQVVDKKASIIDAFRMADDVLKQGVQGISDLITIPGLVNLDFADVKTIMLNTGLAHMGVGKGSGENRATEAAKQAIHSPLLETSINGATGVLLNITGGANLGLFEVNEAAELVSQAADPDANIIFGAVIDEKLQDEIRITVIATGFDRNAMLKEVIKKQEKGFPEGKGDGSSFDDGILEIPAFLRRNRK; via the coding sequence GTGCTAGATTTTGATGTTGATATAGAACAATTTGCATCCATAAAGGTTATTGGTGTTGGCGGAGGCGGAAACAACGCCGTAAACAGAATGATATCTTCAGGCTTAAAAGGCGTTGAATTTATAGCTGTTAACACAGACAAGCAGGCATTGCATATGTCACAGGCTGCGCATAAAATCCAAATTGGAGATAAGCTAACAAAAGGCCTTGGAGCAGGAGCCAATCCCGAGGTAGGAAAAAAAGCAGCCGAAGAAAGCAAGGAAGAGATAACAGAAGTTTTAAAAGGCGCAGATATGGTTTTTATAACGGCAGGTATGGGCGGTGGAACAGGTACGGGAGCCGCTCCTGTGGTAGCTCAGGCTGCAAAAGAGCTGGGTATCTTAACCGTAGGTGTTGTTACAAAGCCTTTCATATTTGAGGGCAGGAAAAGGCTTTTACATGCTGAGAACGGTATTGAAGAATTAAGAAACAGGGTGGATACATTGGTAACCATTCCTAATGAAAGGCTTCTTCAGGTTGTAGATAAAAAAGCGTCCATAATCGATGCTTTCAGAATGGCTGATGATGTGTTAAAGCAGGGTGTGCAGGGTATTTCGGATTTAATCACCATACCCGGACTTGTAAACCTGGATTTTGCCGATGTTAAAACCATTATGTTAAATACAGGGCTGGCCCATATGGGTGTCGGAAAAGGCAGCGGTGAAAACAGGGCTACAGAAGCTGCTAAACAGGCTATACACAGCCCCCTTCTGGAGACATCAATAAACGGAGCTACCGGCGTGCTTTTAAATATAACTGGCGGCGCAAACCTTGGATTATTTGAAGTCAATGAAGCTGCAGAACTGGTATCACAGGCTGCAGATCCGGATGCAAATATAATCTTTGGTGCTGTTATTGATGAGAAGCTTCAGGATGAAATAAGAATAACTGTAATTGCCACCGGCTTTGACAGGAATGCAATGCTGAAAGAAGTAATAAAGAAGCAGGAAAAAGGCTTTCCGGAAGGTAAAGGTGACGGTTCGTCCTTTGATGACGGTATTTTAGAAATACCTGCATTCCTAAGAAGAAATAGAAAGTAA
- the spoIIGA gene encoding sigma-E processing peptidase SpoIIGA: MGEKMYVDVLLLENLIINLLLLKVTQRFSKIKTSRLKIFIGAAVGAVYVIAAFFSSYEILYILPVKIAVSVLMVTIAFTPKLLQDFLKALGIFYIISFAFGGAAFALFYFTQEGQIINGMFYISGFPFSLLITAFAIGYLLLVYCWGYIQGKILKDELKYTVNIKLDDKEISVEAILDTGNSLKDPITGFPVIVIEYDIIKDILPDKLSSIFNQSGHDIDFTVLGSLMDNTDWINRLRLIPYTSLGKQNGMLVGLRPDLIVLHQKNKNFEIKDVIVGIYHSKISKNGEYGGLLYPEIIK; this comes from the coding sequence ATGGGTGAAAAGATGTATGTTGATGTACTGCTGCTTGAAAACCTGATCATTAATTTATTGCTTTTAAAAGTTACTCAAAGGTTCTCAAAGATAAAAACTTCCAGGCTGAAAATATTCATAGGCGCTGCTGTTGGAGCAGTATACGTAATTGCTGCTTTTTTTTCATCCTATGAGATTTTATATATATTGCCTGTGAAGATTGCCGTTTCGGTATTGATGGTAACCATAGCATTCACCCCAAAGCTTTTGCAGGATTTCTTAAAAGCTTTAGGCATCTTCTACATAATATCCTTTGCATTCGGAGGTGCCGCCTTTGCGCTGTTTTATTTTACGCAAGAGGGTCAGATTATAAATGGGATGTTTTACATAAGCGGCTTTCCATTTTCTCTTCTTATCACAGCCTTTGCAATAGGATACCTGCTTTTAGTATATTGCTGGGGATATATACAAGGCAAAATATTAAAGGATGAACTTAAATATACCGTAAATATCAAACTTGATGATAAAGAAATATCTGTCGAAGCAATCTTAGACACCGGAAACAGCCTGAAAGACCCCATAACCGGCTTCCCGGTAATAGTCATAGAATATGACATAATAAAAGATATACTTCCGGATAAATTATCTTCAATATTTAATCAGAGTGGACATGATATAGACTTTACGGTATTAGGCAGTTTAATGGATAATACCGACTGGATAAACAGGTTAAGACTTATCCCTTATACATCTCTTGGAAAACAAAATGGGATGCTTGTAGGTTTAAGGCCTGATTTAATAGTACTTCATCAAAAAAATAAGAACTTTGAGATAAAGGATGTAATTGTAGGAATATATCATAGTAAGATTTCCAAAAACGGCGAATATGGTGGTTTGTTGTATCCGGAGATTATAAAATAG